One genomic segment of Chitinibacter sp. FCG-7 includes these proteins:
- a CDS encoding methyl-accepting chemotaxis protein yields MFNSLRARLIAFIAVLILVVTSVLTIGAYTKMRDEMINVGLRNEIIGIETGYSVMLRNWMADKKMIVSAIATALEGATDFTPVLLQGSKSALFDSAYLGTQDKQMIVSRDLGLPEGYDPTSRPWYQQAQKENKTVMTAPYVDAGTKRLIISFAAPVKKNGAFFGVVGTDIFLDDIVKDVLNIKMTGNGYALLVDKAGTILVHSDQAKILKPTTDLNPDISAANLAKISASQDFLDTEINGEGKYVYAKAIDGSDVVLMMVIDKATALAPLNQLLWTAIATLVVILLIVIPLASVLVNRMMAGLLKIRKGMVEISQGEGDLTRKIQIDGDDEIAQTAKAFNQFTDRLRTMFSDLRKETENLTVGVQQINQVLNTLSNDSRILSDMAATNAATIEEITVSISHIADNAGEANHLVNNTGALSADSAKTMNEVANEVGKSATEVSELSSLLDRLNQRSQDISGIIQVIKEIADQTNLLALNAAIEAARAGEQGRGFAVVADEVRKLAERTSSATLEITGMIDGIRGETNAAVRNMESTLGAVQSGVALSNNAASKIVDIRQNMSQVMEKMSEIAHATKEQQDATTMMAQSAENITNQMQQSDAALHRANDSVAQLNHLAGFLREMFGRFKV; encoded by the coding sequence ATGTTTAATTCCTTACGCGCAAGGCTGATCGCTTTTATTGCGGTGCTCATTCTGGTTGTCACCTCAGTCCTGACAATCGGGGCTTACACCAAAATGCGCGACGAAATGATTAATGTCGGATTGCGCAACGAAATTATTGGCATTGAAACCGGTTACAGCGTCATGCTGAGAAACTGGATGGCTGATAAGAAAATGATCGTTAGCGCGATTGCCACTGCGCTGGAAGGCGCTACCGACTTCACCCCGGTACTGCTGCAGGGATCAAAAAGTGCGCTGTTTGATTCAGCCTACCTAGGCACGCAGGACAAACAGATGATCGTCTCCCGTGATCTGGGCCTGCCGGAAGGTTACGATCCGACTTCACGCCCGTGGTATCAACAGGCACAGAAAGAAAACAAAACCGTGATGACTGCGCCATATGTTGATGCAGGTACCAAACGGCTAATTATTTCTTTTGCTGCACCGGTGAAAAAAAATGGCGCCTTCTTTGGCGTCGTTGGCACCGATATTTTCCTTGATGACATCGTTAAAGACGTGCTGAATATCAAAATGACCGGCAATGGCTATGCCCTGCTGGTGGACAAAGCCGGCACGATTCTGGTGCACTCGGATCAGGCCAAAATTCTTAAACCTACCACCGACCTTAATCCTGATATTTCCGCGGCCAATCTGGCCAAGATTTCTGCCAGCCAGGATTTTCTGGATACTGAAATCAACGGCGAGGGCAAATATGTTTACGCCAAAGCCATCGACGGCAGTGATGTCGTGCTGATGATGGTGATCGACAAAGCCACCGCACTGGCCCCCTTAAACCAGCTGCTGTGGACTGCCATTGCCACACTGGTGGTGATTTTGTTGATCGTCATTCCGCTGGCCAGCGTGCTGGTGAACCGGATGATGGCCGGCTTGCTGAAAATCCGTAAAGGCATGGTCGAGATTTCTCAGGGTGAAGGCGATCTGACGCGCAAAATTCAGATTGATGGCGATGATGAAATTGCGCAAACCGCCAAGGCCTTCAACCAGTTCACCGACCGTCTGCGCACGATGTTCAGCGATTTGCGCAAGGAAACCGAAAACCTGACCGTAGGCGTGCAGCAAATCAATCAGGTACTCAATACGCTGTCTAATGACTCGCGCATTTTGTCAGACATGGCTGCCACCAACGCAGCGACGATTGAGGAAATCACCGTCAGCATCAGTCACATTGCCGACAACGCTGGTGAAGCCAACCATCTGGTGAACAATACCGGTGCACTATCGGCCGATTCGGCCAAAACCATGAACGAAGTGGCCAATGAAGTGGGCAAATCGGCCACCGAAGTGAGCGAGCTGTCGTCCTTGCTGGATCGACTCAATCAGCGCAGCCAGGATATTAGCGGCATTATTCAGGTGATCAAGGAAATTGCCGATCAGACCAATTTGCTGGCACTGAATGCCGCCATCGAAGCTGCGCGCGCTGGCGAACAAGGCCGTGGCTTTGCCGTGGTGGCCGATGAAGTGCGCAAGCTCGCTGAACGCACCAGCTCGGCCACGCTGGAAATTACCGGCATGATCGATGGTATTCGCGGTGAAACCAATGCAGCAGTCCGCAATATGGAATCAACGCTGGGTGCAGTACAAAGCGGCGTGGCATTATCGAATAATGCGGCCAGCAAGATTGTCGATATTCGCCAGAATATGAGCCAGGTGATGGAGAAAATGAGCGAAATCGCACACGCAACCAAAGAGCAGCAAGATGCGACCACAATGATGGCACAAAGCGCGGAAAACATTACCAATCAAATGCAGCAATCGGATGCCGCCCTGCACCGCGCCAATGATTCGGTGGCCCAGCTCAACCATCTGGCCGGATTCTTGCGCGAGATGTTTGGCCGCTTCAAAGTATAA
- the rsgA gene encoding ribosome small subunit-dependent GTPase A: MTATTARIVTSYGKVYIVELDDGRRLSASTRGKKTDYACGDYVAIDVLNAEQAVINKALERKTLLYRSDQWKSKLIAANVTQIIIVVASVPSFSDELIGRALLAAADANIRAVICLNKCDLPESEAARERLAYYKQFDYPVVEISAKEDLSPLLPWLDGQISVLVGQSGMGKSTITNALIPEANARVNEISVALDSGKHTTTHAQLYKLNVSDFTKAAELIDSPGLQSFGLAHMRAESLPHLMADMSPHVGQCRFSNCRHRQEPGCAILSAVAAGQIAATRLELMHRLQDEIQLASTNY; the protein is encoded by the coding sequence ATGACCGCTACCACTGCCCGCATTGTGACCAGCTACGGCAAAGTTTATATCGTTGAACTTGACGATGGCCGCCGCCTTTCCGCCTCGACCCGAGGCAAAAAAACCGATTATGCCTGCGGCGATTATGTCGCCATCGACGTACTCAACGCCGAGCAGGCGGTGATCAACAAGGCGCTGGAGCGCAAAACGCTGCTCTATCGCTCGGATCAATGGAAAAGCAAACTGATCGCTGCCAATGTGACGCAGATTATTATCGTTGTCGCATCGGTGCCGAGTTTTTCGGATGAGCTAATCGGCCGCGCGCTGCTCGCCGCAGCGGACGCCAATATCCGCGCGGTGATTTGCCTGAATAAATGCGATCTGCCCGAAAGCGAGGCCGCGCGTGAGCGGCTGGCTTACTACAAGCAGTTTGATTACCCAGTGGTTGAAATCTCGGCCAAAGAAGATCTGAGCCCCTTGCTGCCTTGGCTGGACGGGCAGATTTCGGTGCTGGTTGGCCAATCGGGCATGGGTAAATCAACGATTACCAATGCGCTGATTCCCGAAGCCAATGCACGGGTGAATGAAATATCAGTCGCGCTCGATTCGGGCAAGCATACGACGACACACGCGCAGCTTTATAAATTAAATGTGAGTGATTTTACAAAGGCGGCCGAGCTAATCGATTCGCCCGGCCTGCAATCGTTCGGGCTGGCGCATATGCGCGCCGAATCGCTGCCCCACCTGATGGCCGATATGTCACCGCACGTTGGGCAATGCCGCTTTAGCAACTGCCGCCATCGCCAAGAGCCCGGCTGCGCGATTCTCAGCGCTGTGGCCGCAGGTCAAATCGCAGCGACCCGATTGGAACTGATGCACCGCTTGCAGGATGAAATCCAGCTGGCCAGCACCAATTACTGA
- a CDS encoding DUF2062 domain-containing protein: MPKKILRRWLPDQHTLHQNRFLRRFAHWFEHPNLWHLNRRSVAGGVAAGMIGGLIPGPLQVITASVLALGFRVNLPVAIFATFYTNPFTIAPIYWLAFLLGSWVTGQDGSATMAQIPSLMDLTFFDWLAAMGVWVQSLGMPLLIGLPLLGFLLATSSYLLVQLLWRLWIYFALRKRAKQPRNKV; this comes from the coding sequence ATGCCGAAAAAAATATTGCGTCGCTGGCTGCCTGATCAGCACACCTTGCATCAGAACCGGTTTTTGCGCCGGTTTGCGCACTGGTTTGAGCACCCCAATTTATGGCATCTGAACCGCCGCTCGGTGGCTGGGGGTGTGGCTGCGGGCATGATCGGCGGGCTGATTCCTGGCCCTTTGCAGGTGATTACGGCGTCAGTGCTGGCGCTGGGCTTTCGTGTTAATTTGCCGGTGGCGATTTTTGCAACTTTTTATACCAACCCGTTCACGATTGCGCCGATTTACTGGCTGGCCTTTTTGCTTGGCTCCTGGGTGACGGGGCAGGATGGTAGCGCCACCATGGCGCAAATTCCATCGCTGATGGATTTGACCTTTTTCGATTGGCTTGCTGCGATGGGGGTATGGGTTCAATCGTTGGGAATGCCGCTGCTGATTGGTCTGCCCTTATTAGGGTTTTTGCTAGCGACAAGCAGCTATCTGCTTGTGCAATTGCTGTGGCGCTTGTGGATATATTTTGCGCTACGCAAGAGAGCTAAACAGCCGCGAAACAAAGTTTAA
- a CDS encoding GntR family transcriptional regulator, translated as MNSISEQEFIESAQLATLDLSDLVPQPHLPQSNLIQFFDRLRKAVINGRWRPNNALPSTEEFAYLTGLPVAQVQLALRLLNSQHWIRKASDGLYYITPRLDQPVGKLSSFSDMLKERGFTPASTWIERVITEPSLDEQWRLNLHTGEQVARLQRLRIADGIVIGYEVSAIPSRFLPDPGQVQDSLYAYFRSAQLEIAMAREEIDADYADEDMANWCNFDPQQPLLRLTRVSYLADETPLELSYSFFRSDYYHYVVQYRD; from the coding sequence ATGAATAGCATCAGCGAACAGGAGTTTATTGAGTCAGCCCAGCTTGCCACGCTGGATTTGTCCGATCTGGTGCCGCAACCCCATCTGCCGCAATCCAATTTAATCCAGTTTTTTGACCGACTCAGAAAGGCTGTCATCAATGGGCGCTGGCGCCCCAACAACGCGCTGCCAAGCACTGAAGAATTTGCCTACCTGACCGGCCTGCCCGTCGCACAAGTCCAGCTGGCCTTGCGCCTGCTCAATAGCCAGCACTGGATACGCAAGGCCAGCGACGGGCTGTATTACATTACGCCCAGACTGGATCAGCCGGTTGGCAAGCTCAGCAGCTTTAGCGACATGCTCAAAGAGCGGGGTTTTACACCCGCGTCAACCTGGATCGAGCGGGTAATCACCGAGCCCAGTCTGGACGAGCAGTGGCGCCTTAATCTGCACACGGGTGAGCAAGTAGCCCGTTTGCAAAGACTGAGGATTGCCGACGGGATCGTCATCGGCTACGAAGTAAGCGCGATTCCGTCACGGTTTTTACCCGACCCCGGGCAAGTGCAGGATTCGCTGTACGCTTACTTTCGGAGCGCACAGCTGGAGATCGCGATGGCGCGGGAGGAAATCGACGCCGATTATGCCGATGAAGACATGGCCAACTGGTGTAATTTTGACCCGCAACAACCACTATTGCGGCTGACGCGGGTCAGCTATCTGGCTGATGAAACGCCACTGGAATTGAGCTACTCATTCTTTCGCAGCGATTATTACCATTACGTTGTGCAGTACCGTGACTAA
- a CDS encoding 4a-hydroxytetrahydrobiopterin dehydratase — translation MALAQENCIDKAPKLDDVAAEMLSTDLQDWIMVNGSLEKTFRFRNFHETMAFANAVAYIAQQQDHHPSIDLTFGRCKLTWNTHSAGGLSRNDFICAARVDQLKA, via the coding sequence ATGGCCTTGGCACAAGAAAACTGTATTGATAAAGCCCCCAAACTGGACGATGTAGCGGCAGAAATGCTCTCGACCGACCTGCAGGACTGGATTATGGTCAACGGCAGCCTGGAAAAGACCTTCCGCTTTCGCAATTTTCACGAAACAATGGCCTTTGCCAATGCCGTTGCGTACATCGCGCAGCAGCAAGACCATCATCCTTCGATAGACCTGACCTTTGGCCGCTGCAAGCTGACGTGGAATACCCATTCAGCGGGCGGTCTTTCCCGCAATGACTTCATCTGCGCTGCCCGGGTTGATCAACTCAAAGCGTAG
- a CDS encoding M48 family metallopeptidase produces MTAHQFSILFLFALLTSVLLQLWLAMRHINHVLRHRKALPSEFAGQISIEAHGRAAAYTIAKTRFGMFSTIFDAMLLAAFTVGGGIEWLSQLTAPWFDADIAQGLALITGLAVVNTMLSLPFSLISTFVIEARFGFNQMTPKLFIADFIKSTAIGAIIGLPLLAAILWLMARMGENWWLYVWATWLVFSLTLMWVFPTFIAPLFNKFVPMEDGAMKERIVALLTRCGFTSNGLFVMDGSKRSSHGNAYFTGLGKSKRIVFFDTLLKTLEPAEVEAVLAHELGHFKHRHIVKRLVWTFALMLGLLWVLGELKSQLWFYQGLGVSTPSTAAALLLFFLTLPVFTFIFAPISSITSRKHEYEADAFAASVCTESGGSANDLITALVKLYRDNASTLTPDPLHSMFYDSHPPASLRIAALRRLNG; encoded by the coding sequence ATGACTGCCCACCAATTTTCCATCCTCTTTCTATTCGCACTGCTGACCAGCGTTTTGCTGCAACTGTGGCTGGCGATGCGCCATATCAATCATGTACTGAGGCATCGCAAGGCGTTACCCAGCGAGTTTGCCGGGCAAATCAGCATTGAAGCGCATGGGCGCGCAGCAGCTTACACCATTGCCAAAACGCGTTTTGGCATGTTCAGCACCATTTTTGATGCAATGCTGCTGGCGGCATTTACCGTTGGTGGCGGGATCGAATGGCTATCGCAACTGACTGCACCGTGGTTTGACGCCGATATTGCCCAAGGCCTGGCGTTAATCACCGGCCTGGCCGTCGTCAACACGATGCTGAGCCTGCCATTTTCACTGATCTCAACTTTTGTCATCGAAGCGCGTTTTGGTTTTAACCAGATGACACCCAAATTGTTTATCGCCGATTTCATCAAATCGACCGCGATAGGTGCAATCATCGGCCTGCCCTTGCTGGCGGCGATTTTATGGCTGATGGCGCGCATGGGGGAGAACTGGTGGCTGTATGTGTGGGCCACGTGGCTGGTTTTTTCGCTCACATTGATGTGGGTCTTCCCGACGTTTATCGCGCCGCTATTTAATAAATTTGTCCCGATGGAAGACGGCGCAATGAAAGAGCGGATTGTTGCGCTACTCACCCGTTGCGGCTTTACCAGTAATGGCCTCTTTGTAATGGACGGCAGCAAACGCTCCAGCCACGGCAACGCCTACTTTACCGGTCTTGGCAAATCCAAACGCATCGTCTTTTTTGATACCTTGCTTAAAACGCTGGAGCCGGCCGAAGTGGAAGCCGTGCTGGCGCACGAGCTGGGGCATTTCAAACATCGCCATATCGTCAAACGTCTGGTGTGGACATTTGCGCTGATGTTAGGCCTGCTCTGGGTGCTGGGCGAGCTCAAATCGCAGCTGTGGTTTTATCAGGGGCTGGGCGTGAGCACACCAAGTACGGCCGCCGCACTGCTGCTGTTTTTCCTCACCTTGCCGGTGTTTACTTTTATTTTTGCACCGATCAGCTCGATTACCTCGCGCAAGCATGAATACGAAGCCGACGCATTTGCCGCATCGGTATGTACAGAATCCGGTGGTTCGGCCAATGATCTGATTACGGCGCTGGTGAAACTGTACCGCGATAATGCATCAACGCTGACGCCAGATCCGCTGCACAGCATGTTTTACGATAGCCACCCACCAGCAAGCTTGCGCATCGCGGCTTTGCGCCGATTGAATGGCTAA
- the orn gene encoding oligoribonuclease produces MPQDQNHLIWIDMEMTGLEPETDRVIEIAVVITDSHLNLIAEGPTLVVHQSDEIMDAMDDWCTKTHGNSGLTAKVKASTLTEAEVEAQVIEFISQYCPKGVSPLCGNSVHQDRRFLVKYMPTLESWFHYRNLDVSTLKELCKRWKPEVAKQFKKKGAHTALADILESIDELKFYRDNFIKLAGEGVDVALLQTEEDDA; encoded by the coding sequence ATGCCACAAGACCAGAACCACCTCATCTGGATCGATATGGAAATGACCGGTCTGGAGCCAGAAACCGACCGCGTCATCGAAATAGCCGTGGTGATTACCGACAGCCACTTGAACCTGATCGCCGAAGGCCCAACGCTGGTCGTGCATCAATCAGATGAAATTATGGATGCGATGGACGACTGGTGCACCAAAACGCATGGCAATTCCGGCCTGACTGCGAAAGTCAAAGCGTCGACTTTGACCGAGGCCGAAGTTGAAGCGCAAGTGATCGAATTTATCAGCCAGTATTGCCCGAAAGGCGTCTCGCCCTTGTGCGGCAACTCGGTGCATCAGGATAGACGCTTTTTGGTCAAATACATGCCCACGCTGGAAAGCTGGTTCCATTACCGCAATCTGGATGTGTCAACGCTGAAAGAATTGTGCAAACGCTGGAAGCCCGAAGTGGCCAAGCAATTTAAGAAAAAAGGCGCGCATACGGCGCTGGCCGATATTCTGGAATCGATCGACGAGCTGAAATTTTACCGCGACAACTTCATCAAGCTGGCCGGTGAAGGCGTTGACGTTGCTTTATTGCAGACAGAGGAGGATGACGCCTAA
- a CDS encoding CinA family protein, giving the protein MPDFPAPFSAEVDAISTEIGQLLLARGETLATAESCTGGLIAAAITEIAGSSAWFERGYITYANHAKTDMLDVPPAFIDGLGAVSEPVVAAMAQGAATNANARWAVAVSGIAGPTGGSVEKPVGTVWLAWATPTGIVTEKQVFAGNRSQIRAATVYRALERLATFLREAA; this is encoded by the coding sequence ATGCCTGATTTTCCCGCTCCTTTTTCGGCTGAAGTCGACGCCATCTCGACCGAGATTGGCCAATTGCTGCTTGCGCGTGGCGAAACGCTGGCAACGGCTGAATCGTGCACCGGCGGGCTGATCGCTGCGGCGATCACCGAAATCGCCGGTTCAAGCGCGTGGTTTGAGCGCGGCTATATCACTTACGCCAATCACGCCAAAACCGACATGCTGGATGTGCCCCCGGCTTTTATCGACGGCCTTGGCGCAGTGAGCGAGCCAGTGGTCGCGGCGATGGCGCAAGGTGCGGCAACCAATGCCAACGCGCGCTGGGCGGTGGCCGTGTCGGGCATTGCCGGCCCGACCGGGGGAAGCGTTGAAAAACCGGTTGGCACTGTCTGGCTGGCGTGGGCAACGCCAACTGGCATTGTGACCGAGAAGCAGGTATTTGCCGGTAACCGTTCACAGATCAGGGCTGCAACGGTATACCGTGCATTAGAGAGGCTTGCTACTTTCCTGCGTGAAGCTGCTTGA
- a CDS encoding RelA/SpoT family protein encodes MVAVTRPLAQSIAEAADPDRWLAALAERYPPSEIARLREALDWIAEVYGKALNPDTDESLFLHAVASASIVADLRMDANAVIAALLFCIPDFVEKSAEQTDKRFGPIVASLVDGISKVRKLRALAKPAAGKADDYAQQVEAQRKMLLAMVEDIRAVLIKLAWRTQTMHSIAKISEERRRKIAQETLDVFAPLANRLGVWQIKWELEDLGFRFLHTDTYKKIAKLLDERRVDREYFIAEVLGTLRGELAKAGVTHVDLMGRPKHIYSIWKKMQKKKLDFSELYDIRAVRVLVDDVKDCYTVLGIVHNLWQPIPGEFDDYIAQPKGNFYRSLHTAVIGPQDKAVEVQIRTFDMHDHAEYGVAAHWRYKEGGHGDARYEEKIAWLRQLLDWRDDVATDDKFTDAFKAELFEDTIYVLTPAGRVISLPKGSTPVDFAYHLHTDLGHRCRGAKINGQIVPLNTALENGQRIEVLSCKEGGPSLDWLHQGYVKSHRAAQKIRHWIRQQNLDVAIEAGKNLYDKESARAGASQLNQDLVAERLGYKTIAEVHIALGQGEVSLRELNLAFSDALRPVEPEATETPEDFVRAARATQYGEGILIEGIDKLMTMLAKCCKPVPPDAVMGYVTKGRGISIHRCDCPALKRLAAEAPERLIRADWGNLAKSGHVFAVDILVEAIERASLLRDLTDIMSREKINVSAANMQVRDGRSRISFTIEIRDNEQLLRIFSRLQEVPGVLRCNRN; translated from the coding sequence ATGGTCGCAGTCACCCGCCCTCTTGCTCAATCCATTGCCGAAGCGGCCGACCCTGATCGCTGGCTCGCCGCACTGGCCGAGCGCTATCCGCCCAGTGAGATAGCGCGCCTACGCGAGGCGCTGGACTGGATTGCCGAGGTTTACGGCAAAGCACTCAATCCCGATACTGATGAATCGCTGTTTCTGCACGCGGTGGCCAGCGCGTCCATCGTTGCCGATTTGCGTATGGACGCCAACGCAGTCATTGCGGCGCTACTGTTCTGCATCCCGGATTTTGTTGAAAAATCAGCCGAGCAAACCGACAAGCGCTTTGGCCCTATCGTGGCCTCGCTGGTCGATGGCATCAGCAAAGTGCGCAAGCTGCGAGCGCTGGCCAAACCGGCAGCAGGCAAGGCCGACGATTACGCGCAGCAAGTCGAAGCGCAGCGCAAGATGCTATTGGCCATGGTCGAAGATATTCGCGCCGTACTGATCAAGCTGGCGTGGCGCACGCAAACGATGCACAGCATTGCCAAAATCAGCGAGGAGCGCCGCAGAAAAATCGCGCAGGAAACGCTGGATGTTTTCGCACCGCTGGCCAATCGCCTGGGGGTGTGGCAAATCAAATGGGAGCTGGAAGACCTCGGTTTCCGTTTCCTGCACACCGATACTTACAAGAAAATCGCCAAGCTGCTCGACGAGCGCCGTGTCGATCGCGAATATTTCATCGCCGAAGTACTCGGTACTTTGCGCGGAGAACTCGCCAAAGCGGGCGTGACGCATGTCGATTTGATGGGGCGCCCCAAGCATATCTACAGCATCTGGAAAAAGATGCAGAAGAAAAAGCTCGATTTTTCCGAGCTATACGACATCCGCGCCGTGCGGGTGCTGGTCGATGACGTGAAAGATTGCTATACGGTTCTCGGCATCGTGCATAACCTGTGGCAGCCGATTCCTGGCGAATTTGATGACTACATCGCGCAGCCCAAGGGTAACTTCTACCGCAGCCTGCACACAGCGGTAATCGGCCCGCAAGATAAAGCCGTCGAAGTGCAAATCCGCACTTTTGATATGCACGATCACGCCGAATACGGTGTGGCGGCGCACTGGCGCTACAAAGAAGGCGGCCATGGCGATGCGCGCTATGAAGAAAAAATCGCCTGGTTGCGCCAGCTGCTCGACTGGCGCGACGACGTTGCCACCGACGATAAATTTACCGATGCATTCAAAGCCGAATTATTTGAAGACACGATTTATGTGCTCACCCCGGCTGGGCGCGTCATTTCGTTGCCAAAAGGCAGCACACCGGTCGACTTTGCTTACCATTTGCATACCGATCTGGGGCATCGCTGCCGTGGCGCCAAAATCAATGGCCAGATCGTACCGCTCAATACCGCACTGGAAAACGGCCAGCGGATTGAAGTACTGTCCTGCAAGGAAGGCGGCCCGAGCTTGGACTGGCTGCATCAGGGCTACGTCAAAAGCCACCGCGCTGCGCAAAAAATCCGCCACTGGATACGCCAGCAAAATCTGGATGTCGCCATCGAGGCGGGCAAAAATCTGTACGACAAAGAATCGGCACGTGCAGGTGCGAGCCAGCTGAATCAGGATCTGGTCGCCGAGCGGCTGGGCTACAAAACCATCGCCGAAGTGCATATTGCTCTGGGTCAGGGCGAAGTGAGCCTGCGCGAGCTTAATCTGGCCTTTAGCGACGCATTACGCCCGGTAGAACCCGAAGCGACAGAAACGCCGGAAGACTTTGTCCGTGCCGCACGCGCTACGCAATATGGCGAGGGTATTCTGATCGAGGGCATCGACAAACTGATGACGATGCTCGCCAAGTGCTGCAAACCCGTGCCACCCGACGCAGTGATGGGGTATGTCACCAAGGGGCGTGGCATTTCAATCCACCGCTGCGATTGCCCTGCCCTGAAACGCCTGGCAGCAGAAGCACCAGAGCGGCTGATTCGCGCCGACTGGGGCAATCTGGCCAAAAGCGGCCATGTGTTTGCCGTGGATATTCTGGTAGAAGCCATTGAGCGCGCCAGCTTATTGCGCGATCTGACCGACATCATGTCACGCGAAAAAATCAACGTCAGCGCGGCCAATATGCAGGTTCGAGATGGACGCTCGCGGATTTCATTCACCATTGAAATTCGTGATAACGAACAATTGCTGCGCATTTTCTCACGTTTGCAGGAAGTGCCCGGCGTGCTGCGCTGCAATCGTAATTAA
- the pyk gene encoding pyruvate kinase — translation MLRSTKIVATLGPASNDAAMLARLVEAGVNMVRLNFSHGSAQDHIDRAAMVREQAKKAGRPIAIMVDLQGPKIRVGKFKKNKIELVKGARFILDAACELGDQNTVGLDYKELPNDVEAGNILLLDDGKIQLIVDAVEGSKVHTTVLMGGTLSNNKGINRQGGGLTAPALTGKDMEDIKVAAKLHADYVAVSFPKSAADMYMARTLLRAAGSKALLIAKIERTEAIANLDEILEASDGIMVARGDLAVEVGDAAVPALQKRMIKAARRMNKLTITATQMMESMIASPVPTRAEVSDVANAVLDGTDAVMLSAETAAGQYPVETVEAMSRICLEAEKSQDYKVSNAALLDGEYTRVDQTISMAALFASNHLNVKVIAALTQSGSSALWMSRVISGVPIYALTPEAETYSRLSLFRDVEPVMLSHDNTDRESLLVRAELEMLRRGIVQQGDLIAFTFGDVVGMLGGTNCLKIVRAGESQKQR, via the coding sequence ATGCTACGAAGCACTAAAATTGTTGCCACCCTGGGCCCGGCATCCAACGATGCGGCCATGCTGGCGCGTCTGGTCGAGGCGGGGGTCAATATGGTTCGCCTCAATTTCTCGCATGGCTCGGCGCAGGATCATATTGACCGTGCGGCGATGGTGCGCGAGCAGGCTAAAAAAGCCGGGCGACCGATTGCGATTATGGTCGATCTGCAAGGCCCGAAAATCCGCGTTGGCAAGTTTAAAAAAAACAAGATCGAGCTGGTCAAAGGCGCGCGCTTTATCCTGGATGCCGCGTGCGAGCTGGGTGATCAGAATACGGTGGGGCTCGATTACAAAGAACTGCCTAATGATGTTGAGGCTGGCAATATCCTGCTGCTTGATGATGGCAAAATCCAGCTGATTGTCGATGCGGTTGAAGGTAGCAAAGTGCATACCACGGTGCTGATGGGCGGTACGCTGTCGAATAATAAAGGCATCAATCGGCAAGGCGGGGGGCTGACCGCGCCTGCGCTAACGGGCAAGGATATGGAGGACATCAAGGTGGCGGCCAAACTGCATGCCGATTATGTCGCCGTGTCGTTTCCAAAAAGCGCTGCCGATATGTATATGGCGCGTACCTTGTTGCGCGCAGCGGGCAGTAAGGCCTTGCTGATTGCCAAGATCGAGCGCACCGAGGCGATTGCCAATCTGGACGAAATCCTGGAAGCGTCTGATGGCATCATGGTTGCGCGGGGTGATCTGGCGGTTGAAGTCGGTGATGCGGCGGTGCCTGCCTTGCAAAAACGCATGATCAAGGCCGCGCGCCGAATGAATAAACTGACGATCACCGCCACGCAGATGATGGAGTCGATGATTGCCAGCCCGGTGCCTACCCGCGCTGAAGTTTCTGACGTGGCCAATGCTGTGCTCGATGGCACCGATGCGGTAATGCTGTCTGCCGAAACAGCGGCAGGGCAGTATCCGGTGGAAACCGTCGAGGCCATGTCCAGAATCTGTCTGGAGGCCGAAAAATCGCAAGATTATAAAGTGAGCAACGCGGCTTTGCTCGATGGCGAATATACCCGCGTTGACCAGACCATTTCGATGGCTGCGCTGTTTGCCTCGAATCACCTGAATGTCAAAGTGATTGCCGCTTTAACCCAGTCTGGGTCGTCCGCACTGTGGATGTCGCGCGTGATTTCCGGTGTGCCGATTTATGCGCTGACGCCGGAGGCGGAAACTTATAGCCGTCTGTCCTTGTTCCGCGATGTTGAGCCGGTGATGCTTTCGCACGACAATACAGACCGCGAATCACTGCTGGTGCGTGCCGAGCTGGAAATGTTGCGCCGGGGCATTGTGCAGCAGGGTGATCTGATTGCATTTACCTTCGGTGATGTGGTCGGCATGCTGGGTGGCACCAACTGCCTGAAAATTGTCCGGGCGGGTGAATCGCAAAAGCAGCGATAA